From Thiomicrospira sp. XS5, one genomic window encodes:
- a CDS encoding helix-turn-helix domain-containing protein has translation MSKSSNPRWDAINRENNLHRLQDGTFSLRLFKPQGKLSPYVQAIWSLTVSKTNRSDLTKWLQVDACSGILFNLTEAVYLDDHFYSEKVILLPVEKHAHSMTWPPGTQLTGIRFHPGISFGVFNEHYEQPFALQDSELPANLHQLTRRMSDSPSHFSRLIRLYQWLDKDLPFSDKIAPAWRPVLNWMRQSESPADLPIGQRQIERQFRQLLSMTPKQFQRIKRIQSTQKTLKQTPDIDLAELALMHGFADQAHMTREFKQIARITPQKYRKQIASNK, from the coding sequence TTGTCAAAGTCTTCAAACCCGAGGTGGGACGCTATCAACCGCGAAAATAACCTTCACCGTTTGCAGGACGGCACCTTTTCCCTGCGGTTGTTCAAACCGCAGGGAAAGCTGTCGCCTTATGTGCAAGCCATCTGGTCGCTGACGGTTTCCAAAACCAACCGTTCCGACCTGACAAAATGGTTGCAGGTGGACGCGTGCAGCGGCATTTTGTTCAACCTCACCGAAGCGGTGTATCTGGACGACCACTTCTACTCGGAAAAAGTCATCTTACTGCCCGTCGAAAAACACGCCCACTCCATGACCTGGCCGCCGGGCACGCAATTGACCGGCATCCGTTTTCACCCCGGCATCAGCTTCGGCGTATTCAATGAACATTACGAACAACCTTTCGCCCTGCAAGACTCGGAACTGCCCGCCAACTTACACCAGCTCACCCGCCGCATGAGCGACTCGCCCAGCCATTTCTCCCGGCTTATCCGCCTGTATCAATGGCTCGACAAAGACCTGCCCTTTTCCGACAAAATCGCCCCGGCCTGGCGGCCGGTATTGAACTGGATGCGCCAATCCGAAAGCCCGGCCGACTTGCCCATCGGGCAACGCCAAATCGAACGGCAATTCCGCCAACTGCTCAGCATGACACCCAAACAATTCCAGCGCATCAAACGCATTCAAAGCACCCAGAAAACCTTAAAACAAACCCCCGACATCGACCTGGCCGAACTCGCCCTAATGCACGGCTTTGCCGACCAAGCCCACATGACACGGGAATTTAAACAGATTGCTAGAATCACACCACAGAAGTATCGGAAGCAGATCGCTTCCAATAAATAG